One Parageobacillus sp. KH3-4 genomic region harbors:
- a CDS encoding N-acetylmuramoyl-L-alanine amidase, with the protein MCLRWMRLLLFLFCLSMVVGMVLPVLAAKNERQTVVVTAKEVNVRQGPGMSYRLLAKVHQGETYQLIEERAGWVKVQMKRNQTGWVAKTYTKLVLEQAVSQEDRLRVRLSPSRDGRIVGHLSKGEVVSVLETNGDWRKVVTSSLIGWVSSSYLSSYHRKEATAKTGWVTADSLNVRARPSLTAERVGKVTYGEQVTITDKQENWYQILMNNGKVGWVSSEYISTASKTASSFVTVLYPNVNIRALPSLGSPIQAMAQYGERYRVLGKIGNWYEIEIPKQGIGYIAGWLVSVGVDGQSEASTLKGKTVVIDAGHGGKDSGTISNTGIMEKTLTLRTARLLKEKLQTQGANVVLTRSSDRYVSLSERVQTAYHYRADAFISIHYDSAKDQHAKGATVYYYDMFSDYLLALSLERPFSRMMTIPFRGVSFGNYYVLRENELPSVLVELGYLSNPAEASIVAAEHYQQEAANAIVNGLRNYFE; encoded by the coding sequence TTGTGTTTGCGGTGGATGAGACTGCTATTATTTTTGTTTTGCCTCTCCATGGTTGTGGGGATGGTGCTGCCGGTGCTTGCGGCAAAAAACGAGAGGCAGACGGTAGTCGTTACAGCAAAGGAAGTGAACGTTCGCCAAGGGCCGGGAATGTCGTACCGTTTGTTGGCAAAAGTCCACCAAGGGGAAACGTATCAGCTGATCGAGGAACGGGCCGGTTGGGTCAAAGTGCAAATGAAACGAAATCAAACGGGGTGGGTGGCGAAAACGTATACTAAGCTTGTTCTTGAGCAGGCGGTCTCTCAGGAAGATCGGTTGCGGGTGCGCCTCTCGCCTAGCCGTGATGGGCGTATCGTCGGACATTTGTCCAAGGGAGAAGTCGTCTCCGTGTTAGAAACGAACGGGGACTGGAGGAAGGTCGTCACCTCTTCGCTTATTGGCTGGGTTTCCTCTTCTTATCTCTCCTCGTATCATCGCAAGGAAGCGACGGCGAAAACTGGATGGGTAACGGCAGATTCGCTCAATGTGCGGGCGCGGCCGTCACTGACGGCGGAACGGGTTGGAAAAGTAACCTATGGGGAGCAGGTAACCATTACGGACAAGCAAGAAAATTGGTATCAAATCTTGATGAATAACGGCAAAGTAGGCTGGGTGTCCAGTGAATATATTTCTACTGCTTCGAAGACAGCGTCTTCTTTTGTGACCGTATTGTATCCTAATGTAAATATCCGTGCGCTTCCGTCCCTTGGAAGCCCTATCCAGGCGATGGCGCAATACGGTGAGCGTTACCGCGTGCTTGGGAAAATCGGCAATTGGTATGAAATTGAAATTCCAAAGCAGGGAATTGGTTATATTGCCGGCTGGCTTGTTTCCGTTGGCGTCGATGGCCAATCAGAGGCTAGCACATTAAAAGGAAAAACGGTCGTGATCGATGCCGGGCACGGCGGCAAAGACAGCGGCACCATTAGCAATACAGGGATCATGGAAAAAACGCTGACATTGCGGACGGCGCGGCTTCTAAAAGAAAAGCTGCAAACGCAAGGGGCAAACGTCGTTCTGACGCGCTCGAGCGATCGTTACGTTTCATTGTCTGAACGCGTACAAACGGCGTATCACTACCGCGCTGATGCGTTTATTAGTATTCATTATGATAGCGCGAAGGATCAACATGCCAAAGGAGCGACTGTATATTACTATGATATGTTTTCCGATTATTTGCTTGCGTTGTCGCTTGAACGTCCGTTTTCCCGCATGATGACGATTCCGTTCCGCGGGGTGAGCTTTGGAAATTATTACGTTCTCCGCGAAAACGAACTTCCGTCTGTATTAGTGGAACTAGGATATTTAAGCAATCCGGCAGAAGCGAGTATCGTGGCTGCAGAGCATTACCAGCAGGAAGCGGCAAACGCGATTGTCAATGGCCTTCGCAATTATTTTGAATGA
- the helD gene encoding RNA polymerase recycling motor HelD — MNKELQQEQERLDSIMKIITEQIRMLEDETFRRRKEVIDIRKHFWDDVKVNIDTFDDFLETIIGLRQQAQLLSVSQSTHRHAFKRLSTLRRMQEVPYFGRIDFTEEGTSAAERIYIGISTLTDTSGENILIYDWRAPISSIYYDYPPGPAEYATPGGVIRGMLEKKWQYIIRGGVIKSMFDTSLTIGDEILKQVLGRVTDKHMHNIVATIQREQNRIIRHDRGRMLIVQGPAGSGKTSAALQRIAYLLYKYRDRLKSDQIILFSPNSMFNSYVSNVLPELGEENMQQVTFQEYLEHRLSKEFQVEGPYEQLEYVLTEADDPSYRTRIASIRFKASTRFFEAIKTYWKSLEYSGMLFKDILFRGKPIVTAQQIAERFYSSDTSLRFHNRLEKLTDWLNKQIDKAEKLERTKPWVQEEIELLSNEDYHKAHTHLRKKRRFKGESLNNYENEIEALGQLIVRQKLKPLRKRIRTLRFIDFKGIYKQLFADPTRIKLWMEGETPKEWENICRLTVKMLDEGKLFYEDATPFLFLKDLIQGFQTNVSIKHVLVDEAQDYSPFQFEYLKCLFPSARMTVLGDFNQAIFAHASETTDFHTLTSLYGPDETDVITLTRSYRSTRQIVEFTRGLVPDGERITAFERDGDKPVLTRVSDQAELHRCIASKVSELRNQGYNTIAIICKSAAESTTAYDALSNVEEIKLVTSDSLEYEQGIVVIPAYLAKGIEFDAVIIYNASAQVYGNESLRRLFYTACTRAMHHLQLYSVGEPSPFLRNVAPGSLLLIPSSQGTSRES, encoded by the coding sequence ATGAATAAAGAACTTCAGCAGGAGCAAGAACGATTGGACAGCATAATGAAGATAATTACAGAGCAAATCCGCATGCTGGAAGATGAAACTTTCCGGCGCCGGAAAGAAGTGATTGATATCCGCAAACACTTTTGGGATGACGTCAAGGTTAATATAGATACTTTCGACGATTTTCTGGAGACGATCATCGGCTTGAGACAACAGGCTCAGCTCCTGTCCGTAAGCCAAAGCACCCACAGACACGCCTTCAAGAGGTTGTCTACGCTGCGCCGTATGCAGGAGGTGCCTTATTTTGGCCGAATCGATTTCACTGAAGAAGGAACTTCCGCTGCTGAACGAATCTATATCGGCATCTCCACGCTCACGGATACAAGCGGAGAGAACATCCTTATCTACGACTGGCGGGCGCCGATCTCGAGTATCTACTACGATTACCCTCCCGGTCCGGCCGAATATGCTACACCCGGAGGTGTAATCCGTGGCATGCTGGAGAAAAAATGGCAATATATCATCCGCGGCGGTGTTATCAAATCGATGTTCGATACCAGTCTCACCATTGGAGACGAGATTTTAAAGCAGGTGCTTGGCAGAGTCACAGACAAACATATGCACAACATCGTGGCCACCATTCAACGGGAACAAAACCGGATCATCCGGCATGATCGCGGGCGGATGCTCATTGTGCAAGGCCCCGCTGGCAGCGGCAAGACGTCTGCCGCCCTGCAGCGGATCGCTTACTTGCTCTACAAGTATCGGGACAGGCTGAAATCCGATCAAATCATTCTATTTTCACCTAATTCGATGTTTAATAGCTACGTATCCAATGTGTTGCCTGAACTTGGCGAAGAGAATATGCAGCAGGTCACATTCCAGGAATACTTGGAGCATCGGCTGAGCAAAGAATTTCAAGTCGAGGGTCCATACGAACAATTGGAATATGTGCTGACTGAAGCGGATGACCCTTCATACCGGACTAGGATTGCGAGCATTCGATTCAAGGCATCGACCCGTTTTTTCGAGGCGATCAAAACATATTGGAAGTCGCTGGAATACTCCGGCATGCTATTCAAAGATATTCTATTTAGAGGAAAACCGATCGTCACCGCCCAACAAATCGCGGAAAGGTTTTATAGCAGCGACACCTCGCTCCGCTTTCATAACAGACTTGAAAAGTTGACGGATTGGCTAAACAAGCAAATCGATAAAGCTGAGAAACTTGAACGGACCAAGCCATGGGTGCAGGAAGAAATCGAGCTGCTTAGCAACGAAGATTACCATAAGGCTCATACCCATTTACGGAAAAAACGCCGCTTCAAAGGAGAATCGTTAAACAATTATGAGAACGAGATTGAAGCGCTAGGCCAATTGATCGTCCGCCAAAAGCTAAAACCGTTGCGCAAACGAATCCGGACACTCCGTTTCATTGACTTTAAAGGAATATACAAACAGCTTTTCGCCGATCCAACGCGTATCAAACTGTGGATGGAGGGAGAAACGCCCAAGGAGTGGGAGAATATTTGCCGATTGACTGTGAAAATGCTAGACGAAGGCAAACTGTTTTACGAAGATGCAACGCCGTTTTTATTTCTGAAAGATCTGATTCAAGGCTTTCAGACGAACGTCTCGATCAAACACGTGCTTGTAGACGAAGCGCAAGATTATTCTCCGTTTCAATTCGAGTATTTGAAATGTTTGTTTCCCTCGGCAAGGATGACCGTGCTCGGCGACTTTAACCAGGCGATCTTCGCTCATGCCAGCGAAACGACCGATTTTCACACACTTACCAGCTTATACGGACCGGATGAAACGGATGTGATCACCTTGACACGCAGCTACAGATCCACAAGACAGATCGTCGAATTTACGCGCGGGCTTGTGCCCGATGGTGAACGGATTACTGCTTTTGAACGCGACGGCGATAAGCCTGTGCTGACGAGAGTGTCCGATCAGGCCGAACTGCACCGCTGCATTGCTTCCAAAGTCTCAGAATTGCGGAATCAGGGGTATAATACGATCGCGATTATATGCAAATCCGCTGCGGAAAGCACCACCGCATACGATGCACTGAGCAACGTTGAAGAAATTAAGCTTGTGACGAGCGACTCGCTGGAATATGAACAAGGCATTGTCGTCATACCGGCGTATTTGGCCAAAGGCATTGAATTCGACGCCGTCATCATTTATAACGCATCGGCGCAAGTATACGGCAATGAGAGCCTGCGCAGATTGTTCTACACCGCCTGCACCCGGGCTATGCATCACTTGCAGCTTTACAGTGTAGGCGAACCGAGCCCCTTTTTGCGCAACGTTGCGCCGGGGAGTTTACTTCTGATCCCGAGTTCACAAGGGACTAGTCGGGAGTCTTAA
- a CDS encoding DUF1861 family protein → MKLRKTHAKTCAVLLKELENAPQPFNPEKLIFKGVGDRDVYNISAPFEDKGELVIAGRVEPRDSEHSEVYFFVNRNGEWIPREGAPVFPLQDPFFTKIGNELIFGGVQTFHHPTIEGSLGWRTVFYRGTSIADLKEFATGPDGMKDVRLIGLKDGSIGVLTRPQGEKGGRGKIGFIRIPSLDHFTREVIDEAPLLEGQFIDEEWGGANELHLLSNGLIGVLGHIACFDEKGNRHYYPMVFVLNPDTMEFSDIELIATRSHFLEGASKRPDLVDVVFSGGLVRKGDGTADLYAGISDAEAQKITIVDPFIKYEREECVYTK, encoded by the coding sequence CAATCCAGAAAAATTGATTTTCAAAGGTGTAGGAGATCGAGATGTTTATAATATTTCAGCGCCGTTTGAAGATAAAGGAGAACTTGTGATTGCCGGTCGGGTAGAACCTCGGGATAGCGAGCACTCAGAAGTATACTTCTTTGTGAATCGTAACGGGGAATGGATACCGAGGGAAGGAGCGCCGGTATTTCCATTGCAAGACCCTTTTTTCACCAAAATTGGGAATGAATTAATCTTTGGTGGAGTACAAACCTTTCATCATCCAACAATCGAAGGTTCGCTTGGGTGGAGAACCGTTTTTTATAGAGGAACGAGTATTGCCGATTTAAAAGAGTTTGCTACAGGTCCGGATGGTATGAAAGATGTAAGGCTTATCGGGCTCAAAGACGGATCGATTGGCGTGCTGACACGGCCACAAGGGGAAAAAGGTGGGCGCGGCAAAATTGGATTTATCCGAATTCCGTCGCTGGATCATTTTACTCGTGAGGTAATTGACGAAGCCCCGTTGTTAGAAGGCCAGTTTATTGACGAAGAGTGGGGCGGGGCAAACGAACTGCACTTACTTTCTAACGGCCTCATTGGTGTGCTTGGCCATATCGCTTGTTTTGACGAAAAGGGAAATCGCCATTATTATCCGATGGTGTTTGTGTTGAATCCTGATACAATGGAGTTTTCCGATATCGAGCTGATCGCAACAAGATCTCATTTTTTAGAAGGTGCTTCTAAGCGTCCTGATCTTGTTGATGTCGTTTTTAGCGGCGGCTTGGTCCGCAAAGGGGACGGAACGGCTGATTTATATGCAGGTATTAGCGACGCAGAGGCACAAAAAATTACGATTGTCGATCCATTTATCAAATACGAAAGGGAAGAGTGTGTTTATACGAAGTGA